A region of Micromonas commoda chromosome 4, complete sequence DNA encodes the following proteins:
- a CDS encoding predicted protein — protein sequence MADWDTSLVTDMSGLFSGKWSFNQDISGWDVSKVTDMSNMFNQAGQFNQDLSSWKVGAVTDMSQMFQSAWSFAKTADMSGWDVSKVTNMQSMFSGAQYFNATGLSSWDVSKVTDMSYMFYGASKFNDDISNWNVGQVQQMRSMFYDAMDMPSWDTSLVTDMSRLFSNKWDFNQDISGWDVSKVTDMSGMFDNAGQFNQDLSSWKVGAVTDMSQMFQSAWSFAKTADMSGWDVSKVTNMQGMFNYAQNFNATGLGSWDVSKVTDMSNMFYGASKFNDDISNWNVGQVQQMRSMFYDARDFNQDISGWDVSKVTDMSGMFDNAGQFNQDLSSWKVGAVTDMSQMFQSAWSFAKTADMSGWDVSKVTNMQGMFNYAQNFNATGLGSWDVSKVTDMSYMFYGASNFNDDISNWNVGQVQQMISMFTGASIFNADITGW from the exons ATGGCGGACTGGGACACCTCGCTGGTGACCGACATGTCTGGGCTTTTCTCGGGTAAATGGAGCTTCAACCAGGATATATCCGGGTGGGATGTGAGCAAAGTGACGGACATGAGCAACATGTTCAACCAGGCTGGCCAGTTCAATCAGGACCTGAGCTCTTGGAAGGTGGGCGCGGTCACAGATATGAGCCAAATGTTTCAAAGTGCTTGGAGCTTTGCAAAAACCGCTGACATGTCCGGTTGGGACGTGAGCAAGGTGACCAACATGCAGAGCATGTTCAGCGGCGCGCAGTATTTCAACGCGACGGGGCTTAGCTCATGGGACGTGAGCAAGGTTACCGACATGAGCTATATGTTCTACGGCGCGTCCAAGTTCAACGACGACATCAGCAACTGGAACGTGGGGCAGGTACAGCAGATGCGATCCATGTTTTACGACGCGA TGGACATGCCGTCCTGGGACACCTCGCTCGTGACCGACATGTCTCGGCTTTTCTCGAATAAATGGGACTTCAACCAGGATATATCCGGGTGGGACGTGAGCAAAGTGACAGACATGAGCGGCATGTTCGACAACGCGGGCCAGTTCAATCAGGACCTGAGCTCTTGGAAGGTGGGCGCGGTCACAGATATGAGCCAAATGTTTCAAAGTGCTTGGAGCTTTGCAAAAACCGCTGACATGTCCGGGTGGGACGTGAGCAAGGTGACCAACATGCAGGGCATGTTCAACTATGCGCAGAATTTCAACGCGACGGGACTTGGCTCATGGGACGTGAGCAAGGTTACCGACATGAGCAATATGTTCTACGGCGCGTCCAAGTTCAACGACGACATCAGCAACTGGAACGTGGGGCAGGTACAGCAGATGCGATCCATGTTTTACGACGCGA GGGACTTCAACCAGGATATATCCGGGTGGGACGTGAGCAAAGTGACAGACATGAGCGGCATGTTCGACAACGCGGGCCAGTTCAATCAGGACCTGAGCTCTTGGAAGGTGGGCGCGGTTACAGATATGAGCCAAATGTTTCAAAGTGCTTGGAGCTTTGCAAAAACCGCTGACATGTCCGGGTGGGACGTGAGCAAGGTGACCAACATGCAGGGCATGTTCAACTATGCGCAGAATTTCAACGCGACGGGACTTGGCTCATGGGACGTGAGCAAGGTTACCGACATGAGCTATATGTTCTACGGCGCGTCCAACTTCAACGACGACATCAGCAACTGGAACGTGGGGCAGGTACAGCAGATGATATCCATGTTCACCGGCGCGAGTATCTTCAATGCAGACATCACGGGATGG
- a CDS encoding predicted protein encodes MDLQGFIVRGQVLSLMRQLIRATRNAPSDARAELRAEIRRCFEQAKGHADRVTVKHLLSDGRLKLKMLKEMVGFTT; translated from the coding sequence ATGGACCTGCAGGGGTTCATAGTCCGCGGTCAGGTCCTCTCGTTGATGCGACAGCTCATCCGCGCGACTCGCAACGcaccgagcgacgcgagagcCGAACTTCGAGCCGAGATCAGGCGCTGCTTCGAGCAGGCCAAGGGACACGCCGACCGCGTGACGGTGAAGCACTTGCTGTCCGACGGGCGGCTGAAGCTCAAGATGCTCAAGGAGATGGTCGGCTTCACCacctga